In Aedes albopictus strain Foshan chromosome 3, AalbF5, whole genome shotgun sequence, the following are encoded in one genomic region:
- the LOC109399335 gene encoding ejaculatory bulb-specific protein 3-like — MKLVILFALFALAIAQDSYPTKYDNIDVDEILSSDRLFKNYFNCLMEAGPCTPEGNELKNYLPDAIATGCSKCNEKQREVTAKVAKFLIEQRPNEWTSLRGKYDPDNTFAEKYKDEAAKFGIKL; from the coding sequence ATGAAGCTCGTCATCCTTTTCGCCTTATTTGCTCTGGCTATCGCCCAGGACAGTTATCCCACCAAGTACGACAACATCGACGTGGATGAGATCCTTAGCTCGGATCGTCTCTTCAAGAACTATTTCAACTGCCTGATGGAAGCCGGTCCTTGCACTCCGGAAGGAAACGAGCTGAAGAATTACCTACCGGATGCCATTGCAACGGGATGTTCCAAGTGTAACGAGAAGCAACGCGAGGTGACGGCCAAGGTGGCCAAGTTCCTGATTGAACAGCGTCCGAATGAGTGGACTTCTCTACGAGGAAAGTACGATCCTGATAACACGTTCGCCGAGAAATACAAGGATGAAGCTGCCAAGTTCGGAATCAAACTGTGA
- the LOC109399329 gene encoding ejaculatory bulb-specific protein 3-like → MKIVILFALFAVAIAQDSYPTKYDNIDVDEILNSDRLFKNYFNCLMDSGPCTPEGNELKKYLPDAIATGCSKCNEKQREVTAKVAKFLIEQRPNEWNSLRGKYDPDNTFAEKYKDEAAKFGIKL, encoded by the coding sequence ATGAAGATCGTAATTCTATTCGCTCTGTTTGCCGTGGCTATCGCTCAGGACAGCTATCCCACCAAGTACGACAACATCGACGTGGATGAGATCCTTAACTCGGATCGTCTCTTCAAGAACTACTTCAACTGTCTGATGGATTCTGGACCATGCACTCCGGAAGGAAACGAGCTGAAGAAGTATCTGCCGGATGCCATTGCGACAGGATGTTCCAAATGTAACGAAAAGCAACGTGAGGTCACGGCCAAGGTGGCGAAGTTCCTGATCGAGCAGCGTCCGAATGAGTGGAATTCTCTGCGCGGAAAGTATGATCCCGATAACACTTTCGCCGAGAAATACAAGGATGAGGCTGCAAAGTTTGGAATCAAGCTGTAA
- the LOC109399330 gene encoding ejaculatory bulb-specific protein 3-like: MKLIILFALFAIAIAQDSYPTKYDNIDVDEILSSDRLFKNYFNCLMEAGPCTPEGNELKKYLPDAIATGCSKCNEKQREVTAKVAKFLIEQRPNEWNSLRGKYDPDNTFAEKYKDEAAKFGIKL; the protein is encoded by the coding sequence ATGAAACTCATCATCTTGTTCGCCCTGTTTGCGATAGCCATCGCCCAGGATAGCTATCCCACCAAGTACGACAACATCGATGTGGATGAAATTCTCAGCTCGGACCGTCTCTTCAAGAACTACTTTAACTGTCTGATGGAAGCCGGACCGTGCACCCCGGAAGGAAACGAGCTGAAGAAGTATTTGCCGGATGCCATTGCAACGGGATGTTCCAAGTGTAACGAGAAGCAACGCGAGGTGACGGCTAAAGTGGCTAAGTTCTTGATCGAGCAGCGCCCGAACGAGTGGAATTCTCTGCGAGGAAAGTATGATCCTGATAACACTTTCGCCGAAAAATACAAGGATGAGGCGGCCAAGTTCGGAATCAAACTGTAA